In Macaca fascicularis isolate 582-1 chromosome 15, T2T-MFA8v1.1, one genomic interval encodes:
- the DCTN3 gene encoding dynactin subunit 3 isoform X7 encodes MAGLTDVQRLQARVEELERWVYGPGGARGSRKVADGLVKVQVALGNIASKRERVKILYKKIEDLIKYLDPEYIDRIAIPDASKLQFILAAVPEHAARLQHLAQIHIQQQDQCVEITEESKALLEEYNKTTMLLSKQFVQWDELLCQLEAAKQVKPAEE; translated from the exons ATGGCGGGTCTGACTGACGTGCAGCGGCTGCAGGCCCGAGTGGAAGAGCTGGAACGCTGGGTGTACGGGCCGGGCGGGGCGCGCGGCTCGCGGAAG GTGGCTGATGGCCTGGTCAAGGTGCAGGTGGCTTTGGGGAACATTGCCAGCAAGAGGGAGAGGGTGAAGATTCTCTACAAAAAGA TTGAAGATCTGATCAAGTACCTGGATCCAGAGTACATCGACCGCATTGCCATACCTGATGCTTCTAAGCTGCAATTCATCTTAGCAG CCGTTCCTGAGCATGCCGCCCGCCTGCAGCACTTGGCCCAGATCCACATTCAGCAGCAG GACCAGTGTGTGGAGATCACTGAGGAGTCCAAGGCTCTCCTGGAGGAATACAACAAGACT ACAATGCTTCTATCCAAGCAATTTGTGCAGTGGGATGAGCTACTTTGCCAGCTAGAGGCCGCCAAGCAAGTGAAGCCAGCAGAGGAATGA
- the DCTN3 gene encoding dynactin subunit 3 isoform X2, with protein MAGLTDVQRLQARVEELERWVYGPGGARGSRKVADGLVKVQVALGNIASKRERVKILYKKIEDLIKYLDPEYIDRIAIPDASKLQFILAAVPEHAARLQHLAQIHIQQQVWEGRGLEGKIEVAQHLIPTHATWGSSFRPFCCSFLCYTLALQDQCVEITEESKALLEEYNKTTMLLSKQFVQWDELLCQLEAAKQVKPAEE; from the exons ATGGCGGGTCTGACTGACGTGCAGCGGCTGCAGGCCCGAGTGGAAGAGCTGGAACGCTGGGTGTACGGGCCGGGCGGGGCGCGCGGCTCGCGGAAG GTGGCTGATGGCCTGGTCAAGGTGCAGGTGGCTTTGGGGAACATTGCCAGCAAGAGGGAGAGGGTGAAGATTCTCTACAAAAAGA TTGAAGATCTGATCAAGTACCTGGATCCAGAGTACATCGACCGCATTGCCATACCTGATGCTTCTAAGCTGCAATTCATCTTAGCAG CCGTTCCTGAGCATGCCGCCCGCCTGCAGCACTTGGCCCAGATCCACATTCAGCAGCAGGTATGGGAGGGGAGAGGACTAGAAGGGAAGATAGAGGTGGCACAGCACCTCATCCCCACTCATGCCACCTGGGGAAGCAGCTTCAGGCCCTTCTGTT GCTCCTTTCTGTGCTACACTTTGGCCCTACAGGACCAGTGTGTGGAGATCACTGAGGAGTCCAAGGCTCTCCTGGAGGAATACAACAAGACT ACAATGCTTCTATCCAAGCAATTTGTGCAGTGGGATGAGCTACTTTGCCAGCTAGAGGCCGCCAAGCAAGTGAAGCCAGCAGAGGAATGA
- the DCTN3 gene encoding dynactin subunit 3 isoform X1 — MAGLTDVQRLQARVEELERWVYGPGGARGSRKVADGLVKVQVALGNIASKRERVKILYKKIEDLIKYLDPEYIDRIAIPDASKLQFILAEEQFILSQVALLEQVNALVPMLDSAHIKAVPEHAARLQHLAQIHIQQQVWEGRGLEGKIEVAQHLIPTHATWGSSFRPFCCSFLCYTLALQDQCVEITEESKALLEEYNKTTMLLSKQFVQWDELLCQLEAAKQVKPAEE, encoded by the exons ATGGCGGGTCTGACTGACGTGCAGCGGCTGCAGGCCCGAGTGGAAGAGCTGGAACGCTGGGTGTACGGGCCGGGCGGGGCGCGCGGCTCGCGGAAG GTGGCTGATGGCCTGGTCAAGGTGCAGGTGGCTTTGGGGAACATTGCCAGCAAGAGGGAGAGGGTGAAGATTCTCTACAAAAAGA TTGAAGATCTGATCAAGTACCTGGATCCAGAGTACATCGACCGCATTGCCATACCTGATGCTTCTAAGCTGCAATTCATCTTAGCAG aGGAGCAGTTTATCCTCTCCCAGGTTGCACTCCTGGAGCAGGTGAATGCCTTGGTGCCCATGCTGGACAGTGCTCACATCAAAG CCGTTCCTGAGCATGCCGCCCGCCTGCAGCACTTGGCCCAGATCCACATTCAGCAGCAGGTATGGGAGGGGAGAGGACTAGAAGGGAAGATAGAGGTGGCACAGCACCTCATCCCCACTCATGCCACCTGGGGAAGCAGCTTCAGGCCCTTCTGTT GCTCCTTTCTGTGCTACACTTTGGCCCTACAGGACCAGTGTGTGGAGATCACTGAGGAGTCCAAGGCTCTCCTGGAGGAATACAACAAGACT ACAATGCTTCTATCCAAGCAATTTGTGCAGTGGGATGAGCTACTTTGCCAGCTAGAGGCCGCCAAGCAAGTGAAGCCAGCAGAGGAATGA
- the DCTN3 gene encoding dynactin subunit 3 isoform X4: MAGLTDVQRLQARVEELERWVYGPGGARGSRKVADGLVKVQVALGNIASKRERVKILYKKIEDLIKYLDPEYIDRIAIPDASKLQFILAEEQFILSQVALLEQVNALVPMLDSAHIKAVPEHAARLQHLAQIHIQQQAPFCATLWPYRTSVWRSLRSPRLSWRNTTRLQCFYPSNLCSGMSYFAS; this comes from the exons ATGGCGGGTCTGACTGACGTGCAGCGGCTGCAGGCCCGAGTGGAAGAGCTGGAACGCTGGGTGTACGGGCCGGGCGGGGCGCGCGGCTCGCGGAAG GTGGCTGATGGCCTGGTCAAGGTGCAGGTGGCTTTGGGGAACATTGCCAGCAAGAGGGAGAGGGTGAAGATTCTCTACAAAAAGA TTGAAGATCTGATCAAGTACCTGGATCCAGAGTACATCGACCGCATTGCCATACCTGATGCTTCTAAGCTGCAATTCATCTTAGCAG aGGAGCAGTTTATCCTCTCCCAGGTTGCACTCCTGGAGCAGGTGAATGCCTTGGTGCCCATGCTGGACAGTGCTCACATCAAAG CCGTTCCTGAGCATGCCGCCCGCCTGCAGCACTTGGCCCAGATCCACATTCAGCAGCAG GCTCCTTTCTGTGCTACACTTTGGCCCTACAGGACCAGTGTGTGGAGATCACTGAGGAGTCCAAGGCTCTCCTGGAGGAATACAACAAGACT ACAATGCTTCTATCCAAGCAATTTGTGCAGTGGGATGAGCTACTTTGCCAGCTAG
- the DCTN3 gene encoding dynactin subunit 3 isoform X9: MAGLTDVQRLQARVEELERWVYGPGGARGSRKVADGLVKVQVALGNIASKRERVKILYKKIEDLIKYLDPEYIDRIAIPDASKLQFILAAVPEHAARLQHLAQIHIQQQAPWGVGVPDKAGSLVEDVGFARLLSVLHFGPTGPVCGDH, encoded by the exons ATGGCGGGTCTGACTGACGTGCAGCGGCTGCAGGCCCGAGTGGAAGAGCTGGAACGCTGGGTGTACGGGCCGGGCGGGGCGCGCGGCTCGCGGAAG GTGGCTGATGGCCTGGTCAAGGTGCAGGTGGCTTTGGGGAACATTGCCAGCAAGAGGGAGAGGGTGAAGATTCTCTACAAAAAGA TTGAAGATCTGATCAAGTACCTGGATCCAGAGTACATCGACCGCATTGCCATACCTGATGCTTCTAAGCTGCAATTCATCTTAGCAG CCGTTCCTGAGCATGCCGCCCGCCTGCAGCACTTGGCCCAGATCCACATTCAGCAGCAG GCTCCATGGGGAGTGGGAGTCCCTGATAAGGCAGGAAGTTTAGTGGAAGATGTGGGCTTTGCCAGGCTCCTTTCTGTGCTACACTTTGGCCCTACAGGACCAGTGTGTGGAGATCACTGA
- the DCTN3 gene encoding dynactin subunit 3 isoform X6, translated as MAGLTDVQRLQARVEELERWVYGPGGARGSRKVADGLVKVQVALGNIASKRERVKILYKKIEDLIKYLDPEYIDRIAIPDASKLQFILAEEQFILSQVALLEQVNALVPMLDSAHIKAVPEHAARLQHLAQIHIQQQAPWGVGVPDKAGSLVEDVGFARLLSVLHFGPTGPVCGDH; from the exons ATGGCGGGTCTGACTGACGTGCAGCGGCTGCAGGCCCGAGTGGAAGAGCTGGAACGCTGGGTGTACGGGCCGGGCGGGGCGCGCGGCTCGCGGAAG GTGGCTGATGGCCTGGTCAAGGTGCAGGTGGCTTTGGGGAACATTGCCAGCAAGAGGGAGAGGGTGAAGATTCTCTACAAAAAGA TTGAAGATCTGATCAAGTACCTGGATCCAGAGTACATCGACCGCATTGCCATACCTGATGCTTCTAAGCTGCAATTCATCTTAGCAG aGGAGCAGTTTATCCTCTCCCAGGTTGCACTCCTGGAGCAGGTGAATGCCTTGGTGCCCATGCTGGACAGTGCTCACATCAAAG CCGTTCCTGAGCATGCCGCCCGCCTGCAGCACTTGGCCCAGATCCACATTCAGCAGCAG GCTCCATGGGGAGTGGGAGTCCCTGATAAGGCAGGAAGTTTAGTGGAAGATGTGGGCTTTGCCAGGCTCCTTTCTGTGCTACACTTTGGCCCTACAGGACCAGTGTGTGGAGATCACTGA
- the RPP25L gene encoding ribonuclease P protein subunit p25-like protein translates to MEHYRKAGSVELPAPSPMPQLPPDTLEMRVRDGSKIRNLLGLALGRLEGGSARHVVFSGSGRAAGKAVSCAEIVKRRVPGLHQLTKLRFLQTEDSWVPASPDTGLDPLTVRRHVPAVWVLLSRDPLDPNECGYQPPGAPPGLGSMPSSSCGPRSRRRARDTRS, encoded by the coding sequence ATGGAGCACTACCGGAAAGCTGGCTCTGTAGAGCTCCCAGCGCCTTCCCCAATGCCCCAGCTACCTCCTGATACCCTTGAGATGCGGGTCCGAGATGGCAGCAAAATTCGCAACCTTCTGGGACTGGCTCTGGGTCGGTTGGAGGGCGGCAGTGCACGGCATGTGGTGTTCTCAGGTTCTGGCAGGGCTGCAGGAAAGGCTGTCAGCTGCGCTGAGATTGTCAAGCGGAGGGTCCCAGGCCTGCACCAGCTCACGAAGCTACGTTTCCTGCAGACTGAGGACAGCTGGGTCCCAGCCTCACCTGACACAGGGCTAGACCCCCTCACAGTGCGCCGCCATGTGCCTGCAGTGTGGGTACTGCTCAGCCGGGACCCCCTGGACCCCAATGAGTGTGGCTACCAACCCCCAGGGGCACCCCCTGGCCTGGGTTCCATgcccagctccagctgtggcccTCGTTCCCGAAGAAGGGCTCGAGACACCCGATCGTGA
- the DCTN3 gene encoding dynactin subunit 3 isoform X5, translating into MAGLTDVQRLQARVEELERWVYGPGGARGSRKVADGLVKVQVALGNIASKRERVKILYKKIEDLIKYLDPEYIDRIAIPDASKLQFILAEEQFILSQVALLEQVNALVPMLDSAHIKAVPEHAARLQHLAQIHIQQQVWEGRGLEGKIEVAQHLIPTHATWGSSFRPFCCSMGSGSP; encoded by the exons ATGGCGGGTCTGACTGACGTGCAGCGGCTGCAGGCCCGAGTGGAAGAGCTGGAACGCTGGGTGTACGGGCCGGGCGGGGCGCGCGGCTCGCGGAAG GTGGCTGATGGCCTGGTCAAGGTGCAGGTGGCTTTGGGGAACATTGCCAGCAAGAGGGAGAGGGTGAAGATTCTCTACAAAAAGA TTGAAGATCTGATCAAGTACCTGGATCCAGAGTACATCGACCGCATTGCCATACCTGATGCTTCTAAGCTGCAATTCATCTTAGCAG aGGAGCAGTTTATCCTCTCCCAGGTTGCACTCCTGGAGCAGGTGAATGCCTTGGTGCCCATGCTGGACAGTGCTCACATCAAAG CCGTTCCTGAGCATGCCGCCCGCCTGCAGCACTTGGCCCAGATCCACATTCAGCAGCAGGTATGGGAGGGGAGAGGACTAGAAGGGAAGATAGAGGTGGCACAGCACCTCATCCCCACTCATGCCACCTGGGGAAGCAGCTTCAGGCCCTTCTGTT GCTCCATGGGGAGTGGGAGTCCCTGA
- the DCTN3 gene encoding dynactin subunit 3 isoform X3, which yields MAGLTDVQRLQARVEELERWVYGPGGARGSRKVADGLVKVQVALGNIASKRERVKILYKKIEDLIKYLDPEYIDRIAIPDASKLQFILAEEQFILSQVALLEQVNALVPMLDSAHIKAVPEHAARLQHLAQIHIQQQDQCVEITEESKALLEEYNKTTMLLSKQFVQWDELLCQLEAAKQVKPAEE from the exons ATGGCGGGTCTGACTGACGTGCAGCGGCTGCAGGCCCGAGTGGAAGAGCTGGAACGCTGGGTGTACGGGCCGGGCGGGGCGCGCGGCTCGCGGAAG GTGGCTGATGGCCTGGTCAAGGTGCAGGTGGCTTTGGGGAACATTGCCAGCAAGAGGGAGAGGGTGAAGATTCTCTACAAAAAGA TTGAAGATCTGATCAAGTACCTGGATCCAGAGTACATCGACCGCATTGCCATACCTGATGCTTCTAAGCTGCAATTCATCTTAGCAG aGGAGCAGTTTATCCTCTCCCAGGTTGCACTCCTGGAGCAGGTGAATGCCTTGGTGCCCATGCTGGACAGTGCTCACATCAAAG CCGTTCCTGAGCATGCCGCCCGCCTGCAGCACTTGGCCCAGATCCACATTCAGCAGCAG GACCAGTGTGTGGAGATCACTGAGGAGTCCAAGGCTCTCCTGGAGGAATACAACAAGACT ACAATGCTTCTATCCAAGCAATTTGTGCAGTGGGATGAGCTACTTTGCCAGCTAGAGGCCGCCAAGCAAGTGAAGCCAGCAGAGGAATGA
- the DCTN3 gene encoding dynactin subunit 3 isoform X8, whose amino-acid sequence MAGLTDVQRLQARVEELERWVYGPGGARGSRKVADGLVKVQVALGNIASKRERVKILYKKIEDLIKYLDPEYIDRIAIPDASKLQFILAAVPEHAARLQHLAQIHIQQQAPFCATLWPYRTSVWRSLRSPRLSWRNTTRLQCFYPSNLCSGMSYFAS is encoded by the exons ATGGCGGGTCTGACTGACGTGCAGCGGCTGCAGGCCCGAGTGGAAGAGCTGGAACGCTGGGTGTACGGGCCGGGCGGGGCGCGCGGCTCGCGGAAG GTGGCTGATGGCCTGGTCAAGGTGCAGGTGGCTTTGGGGAACATTGCCAGCAAGAGGGAGAGGGTGAAGATTCTCTACAAAAAGA TTGAAGATCTGATCAAGTACCTGGATCCAGAGTACATCGACCGCATTGCCATACCTGATGCTTCTAAGCTGCAATTCATCTTAGCAG CCGTTCCTGAGCATGCCGCCCGCCTGCAGCACTTGGCCCAGATCCACATTCAGCAGCAG GCTCCTTTCTGTGCTACACTTTGGCCCTACAGGACCAGTGTGTGGAGATCACTGAGGAGTCCAAGGCTCTCCTGGAGGAATACAACAAGACT ACAATGCTTCTATCCAAGCAATTTGTGCAGTGGGATGAGCTACTTTGCCAGCTAG